The following nucleotide sequence is from Raphanus sativus cultivar WK10039 unplaced genomic scaffold, ASM80110v3 Scaffold1133, whole genome shotgun sequence.
TAATTTTTCTGTTACGCTATTGTTTTATCAAATTCAAATCAGCGCTAGGTGGTTTTCGATGGGGTCGAGTGCATCGAAGaacactgaagaagaagaagacgatggcTCCAATGGCGGAGGAGGCCAGCTCTACGTTTCACTCAAAATGGAGAACTCCAAGGTCGAAGGCGAGCTTACTCCTCATGTCTACGGCTCTGTTCCTATCATCGGCTCTTGGGATCCTTCCAAAGCTGTTAGCATCCATCCTTTTCATACACATGGAATCTGATAGCGTTTCTGTGTCttcttttgttgatttttttttttgcttgataGCTTCCGTTGCAACGTGAATCTGCGTCAATATCTGAACTGAGCTTCGTTGTTCCTCCTGATCACGGTATGTGAACGAGAGTTGGACTCAATTTGGGATTGATAGTTGATGCCACTATCCTGATCGATCGAATGGTGTTTTCTATGAATTAGAGACTTTggattttaagtttttgttgaAGCCAAAGGATAGAAACACGCCTTGCATAGTGGAGGAAGGTGAGAACAGGCTTCTCGCAGGCGGCTCGTTGCGAGGAGATGCTAGAGTAGCTCTGTTTAAGCTGGAAGGTGATGTGGTTGTTGAGTTCAGAGTGTTCATCAAAGCTGACAGAGTTTCTCCCTTTGATCTCGCTGCTAGCTGGCGAGCTTATAGGGAGAACCTCCAGCCTTCTACTGTACGTGGAATCCCTGACGTCAGCATCAATCCTGATCCATCAGCTCTCGAggtctttttttctttcgtttTACCGCAGTTACTTGTATCTATATGCAATGTCAATTTTTTAAACAGCAGCAAAAAATGGTTTCTCCCACAGAATTGTCCTTCGGAAAGTTTGGAGCTTGATCTTGAGCATTATGAGGTTCCTGCTCCTGCAGCTTCTGCGAACTCGTCTCTTGTTTATGCGGCTGACAATGCGGAGAATCCACGGTCTCTTTCAGCTTCTGGTTCGTTTGTTAATGACAATACCCCAAAGGCCGCGGCATCGAACAGTCCTAGAGTTTCTGGTGTTAGCGTTGATGGGTCGCCGTCTGCAGAGGTTCTACTTTGAACAGTCCTATGCATTAGTTAATGATCatctttcttattttatttttggcatACATCTTACTTATAGGAAATGAAGATCATGGTTCCCGATTCCTCGGATACGTCTTCGGCTTTAGGAGTGGGTGAGTCGAAGTCAGTGGGGATACTCTCACCTTTCCAGCACAAAGATGGTCAAAGGGGACTCTTTGTTGATCGTGGTGTTGGCTCCCCTAGGCTTGTCAAGTCTGTTAGTGCTAGCTCTTTTTTGGTTGACCTCAAACTTGATGCGCAAACCAAGGTTTGGCATGAGCTAATTTCTATTTCTAGTGTGATTATCTTAAAAACTTAGGAGTTTTTGACGTCGTTTCGCTCTTTTCATTCAAACTGTTAGAATTCAATGCCAGCCGCTGCAGGAGCTGTTGCTGCAGCAGCGGTTGCTGACCAGATGCTTGGACCTAAAGAAGATAGACACCTAGCAATTGTTCTGGTAATTTTTCCAAATAGACGCTCCTTATTTCTGCAGGCTTTTCAGCTCATGTTTCCTCGTTTAATTGTTGGGAGCTAGATGCTGGCTATTTTGTTTTACGTATTACCCTAaatgaagagaaagagagactgATTGTTCTTATTCACACATTCTCGTCACATTGTATTAGGTAGGCTTGCCAGCTCGAGGAAAGACTTTTACTGCAGCAAAGTTGACAAGATATCTACGCTGGTTGGGCCACGATACAAAGCATTTTAATGTTGGAAAGGTTTGCTCTTATTTTTTCTTGCGTGTTCTGCAATTTGAAACACTTGTTAAAGGATTGACTCAATCATTGCTCCATTTCTTCACACAGTATCGACGGCTAAAACATGGAGTTAACATGGTAAAGCTGGATTTTAAATCGGGGTTTATAAGTATCTTCCCTCCATTTTGGATGATTTGTGATGGACATCGAATGCACTTTTTGTAGTCTGCTGATTTCTTTCGAGCTGACAATCCAGAAGGTGTAGAGGCAAGAACCGAGGTTAGTGGTTACAGTATTTGAACTGGTTAGTCTAGCCAGTTTGCGACTATCTCTTCTAATTTGTGCGACTAAATTCGTAGT
It contains:
- the LOC108822310 gene encoding 6-phosphofructo-2-kinase/fructose-2,6-bisphosphatase, yielding MGSSASKNTEEEEDDGSNGGGGQLYVSLKMENSKVEGELTPHVYGSVPIIGSWDPSKALPLQRESASISELSFVVPPDHETLDFKFLLKPKDRNTPCIVEEGENRLLAGGSLRGDARVALFKLEGDVVVEFRVFIKADRVSPFDLAASWRAYRENLQPSTVRGIPDVSINPDPSALENCPSESLELDLEHYEVPAPAASANSSLVYAADNAENPRSLSASGSFVNDNTPKAAASNSPRVSGVSVDGSPSAEEMKIMVPDSSDTSSALGVGESKSVGILSPFQHKDGQRGLFVDRGVGSPRLVKSVSASSFLVDLKLDAQTKNSMPAAAGAVAAAAVADQMLGPKEDRHLAIVLVGLPARGKTFTAAKLTRYLRWLGHDTKHFNVGKYRRLKHGVNMSADFFRADNPEGVEARTEVAALAMEDMIAWMQEGGQVGIFDATNSTRARRNMLMKMAEGKCKIIFLETICNDERIIERNIRLKIQQSPDYAEETDFEAGVRDFRDRLANYERVYEPVEEGSYIKMIDMVSGNGGQIQVNNISGYLPGRIVFFLVNTHLTPRPILLTRHGESMDNVRGRTGGDSVISESGKIYAKKLANFVEKRLKNEKAASIWTSTLQRTIMTASPIVGFPKVQWRALDEINSGVCDGMTYEEIKKNMPEEYESRRKDKLRYRYPRGESYLDVIQRLEPVIIELERQRAPVVVISHQAVLRALYAYFADRPLKEIPQIEMPLHTIIEIQMGVSGVQEKRYKLMD